A window of bacterium contains these coding sequences:
- a CDS encoding VOC family protein, translating to MAVYRYDHIHFRSEDPHAARKFWEEMFGAKVTQERELGGAPSFNFDLNGMAFIVSGKAKGEDPAPTGSDPRYGLDHFGLLVENMDAAAADLRKKGTEFICEPWELRPGVKIAFIKGPDNISIELAERK from the coding sequence ATGGCAGTTTACCGCTACGACCACATTCATTTTCGAAGCGAGGACCCGCACGCGGCGCGGAAATTCTGGGAAGAGATGTTCGGCGCCAAAGTGACGCAAGAGCGCGAATTGGGCGGCGCCCCGTCTTTCAACTTCGACCTGAACGGCATGGCCTTCATCGTTTCCGGGAAGGCCAAGGGAGAAGACCCGGCGCCGACGGGATCCGACCCGAGATACGGACTCGATCACTTCGGACTGCTGGTGGAAAACATGGATGCGGCGGCCGCCGATCTGCGGAAGAAGGGCACGGAATTCATCTGCGAGCCCTGGGAGCTTCGCCCGGGAGTGAAGATCGCCTTCATCAAGGGGCCGGACAACATCAGCATCGA